In Acidianus brierleyi, one genomic interval encodes:
- a CDS encoding ABC transporter ATP-binding protein, with protein MLLQIKNLSVSYKVPIGKVKILDNINLDIDKGEIVGIVGESGSGKSTLGHSIIKLNPPNAIYDTGEIIFDGKDILKLREEEFRKIRGAGIFMVFQNPLNSLNPVKTIRLQLLEALKVKQERDEKRIDDKEAEEIIINTVRDVRLPDPKEIIKKYPHQLSGGQIQRVVIAMALLLRPKLLIADEPTSALDVTIQAQVVKLFKQLRDEEGTSIIFISHDISLVYAIADRLVVLYAGRLMEDGKIENVIKTPLHPYTQGLISSVPTITKKEGELKAIEGNPPSFLILPSGCKFNPRCPKVMGICKEKEPQVIEKDGRKVRCWLYE; from the coding sequence TTGTTACTTCAAATAAAAAATCTTTCAGTAAGTTATAAAGTCCCAATAGGGAAAGTCAAAATTTTAGACAATATAAACCTTGATATCGATAAGGGCGAAATAGTAGGAATTGTAGGCGAATCTGGGTCTGGAAAATCAACTCTTGGCCATTCTATAATTAAACTTAATCCACCAAATGCCATTTATGATACTGGAGAGATTATTTTCGACGGAAAAGATATATTAAAATTAAGAGAAGAAGAGTTTAGGAAAATTAGAGGTGCAGGCATTTTTATGGTATTTCAGAACCCACTAAATAGCCTTAATCCAGTTAAGACAATAAGACTTCAACTTCTTGAGGCTCTTAAAGTTAAACAAGAAAGAGATGAGAAGAGAATTGACGATAAAGAAGCTGAAGAAATAATAATTAATACAGTAAGAGATGTTAGACTACCCGATCCTAAAGAAATAATTAAGAAGTATCCTCATCAACTTTCTGGAGGTCAAATACAGAGGGTCGTTATAGCGATGGCATTGCTTTTACGACCAAAATTATTAATAGCAGACGAACCTACTTCTGCCCTAGATGTAACAATTCAAGCTCAAGTAGTTAAGTTATTCAAACAATTAAGGGATGAAGAAGGAACATCAATAATATTTATATCACATGATATTTCCTTGGTGTATGCTATAGCAGATAGATTAGTTGTACTATATGCAGGAAGATTAATGGAAGATGGAAAAATAGAGAATGTAATAAAAACACCTTTACATCCTTACACTCAAGGATTAATTTCAAGCGTTCCAACTATAACAAAAAAAGAAGGGGAACTCAAAGCTATAGAAGGAAATCCACCTTCATTCTTAATCTTACCTAGCGGGTGTAAGTTCAATCCACGATGTCCTAAAGTTATGGGAATATGCAAGGAAAAAGAACCTCAAGTTATCGAAAAAGACGGCAGAAAAGTAAGGTGTTGGTTATATGAATGA
- a CDS encoding ABC transporter permease encodes MKKSFLIPIIYLILSIILFAIFSSRAILKITGISIQDIVPFIIFLSISIMISVDAILFNFFKNNNFVRSIIRSKVALVTLTIISIYYSWSILEGLLQYTAFSLDYIRISYMLLPYNPFAFNFPFQSLKPPSLSHLFGTNYNGEDILTRILYATPSAAEISTVVVIFAIIVGAIVGIIAGYFGGILDEVLMRITDVFLAVPGLILVIAISVILHPSYTSAMIGLMVPWWSTYARLFRSQTLVVKNMNYIDAAKLSGLGNFRILIKHVFHNVMDPVIAYSALDFGNVILTYSVLTFLGIGIQAPGYPEWGSMVSNGMDYLPAAWWYPLFPSITILIIVISFVLLGDRLQDVMAGRINY; translated from the coding sequence ATGAAAAAATCTTTCCTAATTCCTATTATATACTTGATCTTAAGTATAATATTGTTCGCAATATTTTCATCTAGAGCCATATTAAAAATAACTGGAATATCTATACAAGATATTGTCCCTTTTATAATTTTCCTTTCAATAAGCATTATGATAAGTGTAGACGCGATATTATTTAATTTTTTCAAAAATAATAACTTCGTTAGATCAATAATTAGAAGTAAAGTAGCTTTAGTCACATTAACAATAATATCAATATATTATAGTTGGTCAATACTAGAAGGATTACTTCAATATACAGCATTTTCATTAGATTACATTAGAATCTCATATATGCTTTTGCCATATAATCCATTTGCATTTAATTTTCCATTTCAATCTCTTAAACCTCCTTCTTTATCTCACCTATTTGGTACCAATTATAATGGTGAAGATATCCTAACAAGAATACTTTACGCTACGCCGTCTGCTGCTGAAATATCTACAGTCGTCGTTATTTTTGCAATAATCGTTGGTGCAATAGTGGGAATAATTGCAGGATACTTTGGAGGAATTCTTGATGAAGTACTTATGAGAATAACAGACGTATTTCTAGCAGTTCCTGGTTTAATTCTTGTAATAGCTATAAGTGTAATTCTCCATCCCAGTTATACTAGTGCAATGATAGGATTAATGGTACCTTGGTGGTCAACATATGCTAGGTTATTTAGAAGTCAAACTCTTGTAGTTAAAAACATGAATTACATAGACGCAGCAAAGTTAAGTGGATTAGGAAACTTTAGAATATTGATAAAACATGTTTTTCATAACGTAATGGATCCTGTAATAGCTTATTCCGCATTAGATTTTGGCAATGTCATATTAACTTATTCTGTACTAACGTTTCTTGGAATAGGTATTCAAGCACCAGGATATCCTGAATGGGGTTCTATGGTATCAAATGGAATGGATTATTTACCAGCAGCGTGGTGGTATCCTTTATTTCCCTCAATAACTATATTGATTATAGTTATATCATTCGTATTGTTAGGTGACAGACTTCAAGATGTAATGGCTGGAAGAATAAACTATTAG
- a CDS encoding PH domain-containing protein, with amino-acid sequence MDDKIVIKSPLKQKIIKYAEISDEFISSGFLAKRFNCGSIYLILNKNTVNIIKDVENPEKIEDEIRTHMSSEE; translated from the coding sequence ATGGACGATAAAATAGTTATTAAGTCCCCTTTAAAGCAGAAAATCATAAAATATGCAGAAATTTCTGATGAATTTATCTCGAGTGGCTTTTTAGCAAAAAGATTTAACTGTGGATCAATATATCTTATTTTAAATAAAAATACAGTGAATATAATTAAAGATGTAGAAAATCCTGAAAAGATAGAGGACGAGATAAGAACACATATGAGTAGTGAAGAATAA
- a CDS encoding ABC transporter ATP-binding protein yields the protein MNELYIAKNIKKYFLTENYGIIEKIFRIKPIVVRALDDVTLNVYKNETLGIVGESGSGKTTLGRILATLDPPTSGELYFEGEKITKNNINKVRRKVQIVFQNPASSLDPRLKVFDVVSEPIMHMSFQERSKMVKEVLDEVGLDFDYVYNKYPRELSGGQQQRVAIARAIVGNPEFVVLDEPTSALDVSIQAQILNLLVRLQRERNLTYLFITHNINVAKYISDRISVMYAGKIVEIGNNEDIVSSPKHPYTQSLIASVPSLNRKELSPPKGEVPSLINPPPGCRFNPRCPFVMEICKDKEPPMIELNGRSVACWLADQKYQKQ from the coding sequence ATGAATGAACTTTATATAGCTAAAAATATTAAAAAATACTTTCTTACAGAAAATTATGGAATAATAGAAAAAATATTTAGAATTAAGCCGATAGTAGTTAGAGCACTAGACGATGTTACATTAAATGTATATAAAAATGAGACATTAGGAATAGTAGGAGAAAGCGGATCAGGAAAAACAACTTTAGGTAGAATTTTAGCTACCTTAGATCCTCCAACAAGCGGTGAACTTTATTTTGAAGGAGAAAAAATAACTAAAAATAATATTAATAAGGTAAGAAGAAAGGTGCAAATAGTTTTTCAAAATCCTGCTAGTAGTCTAGATCCTAGATTAAAAGTATTTGATGTAGTTTCGGAGCCTATAATGCATATGAGCTTCCAAGAAAGAAGTAAGATGGTTAAAGAGGTTTTAGACGAAGTTGGTTTAGATTTTGATTATGTTTACAATAAATATCCAAGAGAACTTTCTGGAGGCCAGCAACAAAGAGTAGCTATTGCAAGAGCAATAGTCGGTAATCCAGAATTTGTAGTATTGGACGAACCTACTTCTGCCTTAGATGTATCTATTCAAGCTCAAATATTAAACTTACTAGTAAGACTTCAAAGAGAGAGAAACTTAACGTACTTGTTCATTACTCATAACATAAACGTAGCTAAATATATTTCTGATAGAATCTCTGTAATGTATGCAGGAAAAATAGTAGAAATAGGAAATAATGAGGATATAGTTTCTTCACCAAAGCATCCTTATACTCAGAGCCTAATAGCGTCTGTTCCTTCTTTGAATAGGAAGGAGTTATCTCCACCAAAAGGTGAAGTTCCGTCGTTAATAAATCCTCCACCAGGATGTAGATTTAATCCTAGATGCCCATTTGTAATGGAGATATGCAAGGATAAAGAACCGCCAATGATCGAATTAAATGGGAGAAGCGTAGCATGCTGGTTAGCAGATCAAAAGTATCAAAAACAATAA